DNA from Pseudocitrobacter corydidari:
GGCCGACATCCATCCCGCCACGCGCCTGCATCTGCGTACTCGGAGAATATTTCAGCATCTCACTGACGCTTTGCGCCTGCTGATTTTCAATCATCTCTTTGGTGACGGTGGTGGAAGAATACGGTGTATCAACCCAGGATTTAGTCCCCAGCGGGCCGACATCAATATCATTCGTTTTGAACCCCGCTCCGGCAGCAGAATCAGTTGTATCAGCCGCAGTGTTACCGGTGACAACCATTTCATCTTCAGTAGTGGAACTGGACGCGGCATGCGCGTGAAGCGGTGCCAAAGACGCTAATGCTGGCAGAAGCGCAGCAAGTGTTATTTGAGTTTTCATGTATCATTAGTCGTTATATAAAACTCTATATTACGATCGAGGGATACAAATATTTATGATCAAGATCACACTGAAATAGCACAATTAGCTCACTAACCATTCATGGTTATAATATTTCGAGCATAAAAAAACCGGCTCAAGGCCGGTTTCAAGGAGATTTTTTAGGTTAACCGCGACGCGCTTTTACCGCTTCTGCTAGCTGACGCAAAATGGTTTCCGTATCTTCCCAGCCAATGCAGGCATCGGTAATGCTCTTACCGTAAACCAGTGGCTCGCCGTTGTCCGGGTTCTGATTGCCTTCCACTAAATGGCTTTCAATCATCACGCCAATAATGGCTTTCTCGCCGCCTGCGATCTGCTGGCAGACGTCCGCGCCCACTTCCATCTGTTTTTTGAACTGCTTGCTGGAGTTGGCATGGCTGAAGTCGATCATCACCTGCGCAGGCAGATCGGCTTTTTTCAGCGATTCTTTAACGCTCGCCACGTGAGCGGCGCTGTAGTTCGGCTCTTTGCCGCCGCGCAGGATGATGTGGCAGTCGCCGTTGCCGCTGGTGTTAACGATAGCGGAATGCCCCCATTTGGTGACAGAGAGGAAGCAGTGCGGCGCGCCTGCGGCATTGATGGCGTCAATGGCTACTTTCATGGTGCCGTCGGTACCGTTTTTGAAACCGACCGGGCAGGAAAGGCCCGAAGCCAGTTCACGGTGCACCTGAGATTCAGTGGTACGCGCACCGATTGCGCCCCAGCTCATTAAATCGGCCAGGTATTGTGGCGTAATCATATCAAGGAACTCACCCGCCGCCGGTAGGCCGGTGTCGTTGATATCGAGCAGCAGCTTACGCGCGATGCGCAGGCCGTCGTTGATTTGATAGCTGTGATCCATATGTGGATCGTTGATCAGCCCTTTCCAGCCCACCGTGGTGCGCGGTTTTTCAAAATAGACGCGCATGACGATTTCGAGCGAGTCTTTCAGTTCTTCACGCAGCGCCAGCAGGCGTGATGCGTACTCTTTCGCCGCTGCAGGATCGTGGATAGAACATGGGCCAATCACCACCAGAAGACGATCGTCGTTGCCTTTCAGGATTTTGTGAATCGCTTTGCGCGCACGGGAAACCGTATTAGCCGCGTTTTCTGTGGCGGGGAATTTCTCAAGGAGTGCGACCGGAGGCAATAACTCGTTGATCTCTTTGATACGTAAATCGTCGTTCTGATAATTCATGTTCGTTCCAGTGTTGCCATACTTATATGATTGAATGCAATCCCTTCAATCTATATCTTTCGCCAGAAAGTGTAAACGGGGTTTTACACTTTGCGCAGAATAATCCTGGAATTAGCCTAAAAAACGCCAGAAAGTAGCGAATAACGAGATCTAACCTACAATTTTTAACTGTAACGACTCTGTTTTATTATTTTTTCGAGATTCTCTACTGGCCTAAGCGGCCTGTGGCGACATCTTCAACCATGCCTGCCACCCTCGCTGGCATAAGTACGTCGGAAGATGCTATCCGGTACTGAATTCATAACAGGAGCACCTTATGAAAACGACTAAACTGGCCACACTCCTCCTTACCGCTACGCTCAGCCTCGCCAGCGGTGCGGCCCTGGCTGCCGATACGGGCGCACAAAGTAATAACGGTCAGGCGAATGCCGCCGCTGACGCCGGCCAGGTCGCCCCTGATGCGAAAGAAAACGTTGCGCCGAATGGTGTCGATAATAGCCAGATCAATACCGGTTCTGGCGGCACCATGCTGCACCAGAATGGCTCGGCCAGCGGTCATGACGGCATGACCAAAGACGAAGTGCATAAAAACTCGATGTGCAAAGACGGCCGATGTCCGGATATCAACAAGAAAGTTGAGACCGGTAATGGCATCAATAACGATGCCGACACCAAAACGGACGGCACAACCCAGTAACGTTGGACGCACGTCGATAACGGGAGAGCGCATGCTCTCCTTTTTATTTTGTTGGCGCAAAAAAGGTATGATGTCATACAGTTAACCAAAGCATAAAAACGGATGACATTATGGCGCACTCACACTCGCACGCTTCCCCTCACCTTCCCGAGGACAAAAACGCCCGCCGTCTGCTGCTGGCGTTTATCATCACCGCTGGATTTATGGTGGTGGAGACCATCGGCGGGATCATTTCTGGCTCGCTGGCGCTGCTGGCCGATGCCGGACATATGCTGACCGACTCCGCCGCGCTGCTGTTTGCGCTGCTGGCCGTCCACTTTGCACGTCGTCCGCCCAATGCCCGTCATACCTTTGGCTGGCTGCGTCTCACCACCCTCGCCGCGTTTGTTAACGCCATCGCCCTGGTGGTCATTACCATTCTGATCGTCTGGGAGGCGATTCAGCGCTTCTATCATCCGCAGCCCATCGCCGGGGCGACCATGATGATCATTGCCGTCACAGGCTTGATTGCCAATATTCTTTCGTTCTGGATCCTGCATCGCGGCAGCGAAGAGAAAAACCTTAACGTCCGCGCGGCGGCACTGCATGTGATGGGCGATCTACTGGGATCGGTGGGCGCGATTGCGGCAGCGGTGGTGATTATGATGACGGGCTGGACGCCGATCGATCCAATTCTGTCTGTGCTGGTCTCATGCCTGGTGTTGCGTAGCGCGTGGTCGCTGCTGAAAGAGAGCGTTAATGAACTGCTGGAAGGTGCGCCGCGATCCATGGACGTCCCGGCGCTGAAACGCGAATTGCGTCGGGCCATTCCCGAAGTCCGCGACGTGCACCATGTTCACGTCTGGCTGGTAGGTGAAAAGCCGATCATGACGCTGCACGTTCAGGTGGTGCCGCCGCACGATCACGATGCGCTACTCGACAGTATTCAGCACTTTCTTGAACATCATTATCAAATTGAACACGCCACTATTCAAATGGAGTATCAGCCCTGTAACGGCCCGGAATGCCATCTCAACGAGACGACAGCCGGGCACGGGCATCATCACCATCATTAATGAGAAAACGCGCGAGAGCCTCGCTCACGCGCGCTGTTCATCCACATTCGGCTACCGTTAAGCGCGATAAAGGTCAGAATCAGATATTCCAGCGACATCGCGTACACGCCCTGCAGGGCAAAAATCACCACGCTGATAACGTTGATTATCACCCACAGCAGCCAGTTCTCCACGTATTTGCGCGTCATTAGCACCATCGCCACAATCGATAGCACCATCATGCAGGAATCCCAGAACGGGAACGCGTCAGGCTGCAGCGTGGGCTGCGTGACATTCAGGCCGAAGAACTGCATCACGTTTACCGCCACGCGCGTCAGGAACGCAAACACCGGGTCGATGTAAACCGTCATCAGGCCAATCGCCACCACGCAGGCCGCCAGCCAGCCGATGGCTTTCGGCTTCGGTAGCCAGCGGATTTGCAGTTCAGCTTCATGTTGTTGCGTTTGCCGCGACCAGGCATACCAGCCATAAATATTTGCCGCAAAGAAGAAGAGTTGCAGCAGCAGGCTGGCGTAGAGCTGAATCTGGAAGAAAATAATCGCGAACAGGGTGACGTTAACCAGCCCGAAAAAGTAGTTCACGATTTTTTCAAGGCTTGCCAACCAGATGCACAGCAGCCCCGCTACCGTGCCGACGGCTTCAATCCACGAGAGATCGTAACCGCCCGCGCCGATAGGGATGTGTACCAGAATGTTTTGCGTACTAAAGAAATCCATTTTATCTCCAGAGGGTTAACACGCTATCCCCGAAGTGTAGCCGCAAAATCGAGCATGCGGTTCAGCGGCACCAGCGCGCCCTGACGCAGCGTCTCGTCAACGTGAATTTCATGCGCGGCACCACCCTGCTCCAGCCCTTCAGCAATCGCTTTCAGGCCATTCATTGCCATCCACGGGCAATGAGCGCAGGTGCGGCATGTTGCGCCTTCCCCCGCCGTTGGTGCTTCCAGCAGCTCTTTTTCCGGGACTGCCTGCTGCATCTTGTAAAAAATCCCACGGTCGGTCGCGACGATCAGTTGCGGGTGCGGCAGCGTTTTCGCGGCGTTGATAAGCTGGCTGGTTGAGCCTACGGCATCAGCCATATCGACAATCGCCTGGGGTGACTCCGGGTGTACCAGAATGGCCGCCTGGGGATACAACGCTTTCATACGCGCCAACGCCTGAATTTTAAATTCATCATGGACGATACAAGCGCCCTTCCAGCACAGCACATCTGCGCCGGTCTGTTTCTGCACATAACTGCCAAGGTGGCGATCCGGTGCCCAGATGATTTTTTCACCTAAACTATCGAGATGCTCAATGAGTTCAACTGCGATGCTGGACGTCACTACCCAATCCGCACGCGCTTTTACTGCGGCGGAAGTATTGGCATAGACCACGACAGTGCGATCCGGGTGCGCATCGCAGAAGGCGTTAAACTCTTCGATGGGGCAGCCAAGATCGAGCGAACACTCCGCGTGCAGTGTCGGCATGAGAATGGTTTTCTCAGGGCTAAGGATTTTCGCCGTCTCGCCCATAAAACGCACACCGGCGACCAGCAAAGTCGTTGCCGGATGCTTTGCACCAAAACGCGCCATCTCCAGAGAGTCTGAGATGCATCCGCCCGTCTCTTCCGCCAGTTGCTGAATCTCCGGGTCGGTGTAGTAATGCGCCACCATCACCGCATTGCGTTCTTTCAGCAGACGTTTGATTTTCTCACGGTAGAACTGCTTCTCATCCACGCTAAGGGCCACCGGTTTCGGCGGGAAGGGGTAAATTGCGGCTTCTGGGTCAAACATCACGCTCATCATGCTGTCTCGTTTTGCTCACTTAACGAAATTGCCGATAACAGGCGTATTAAACGCATCAATCGGACACCGGTGTTTTATATGCTAAACAAGATAGCTGAAATGAGGGGAAAAGTCGTGGAGATTTTAGGGAGAGTTTTATGCGGGCGGTGTCGGGTGGCGCTGCGCTCAACACCGAACCTGCAGCAGGTTCGAATCGTATAAATCGCAGATAGCAAAAAGGCGCCTTTAGGGCGCCTTTTTACATTGGTGGGTCGTGCAGGATTCGAACCTGCGACCAATTGATTAAAAGTCAACTGCTCTACCAACTGAGCTAACGACCCCTTGCGGGATTTTACTGCTTAATCATTCAGGATGGTGGGTCGTGCAGGATTCGAACCTGCGACCAATTGATTAAAAGTCAACTGCTCTACCAACTGAGCTAACGACCCATTCGGGTGTTGCCTGAAAGATTTTTACTCGGTTACCAATCTAAAATTGGTGGGTCGTGCAGGATTCGAACCTGCGACCAATTGATTAAAAGTCAACTGCTCTACCAACTGAGCTAACGACCCGAGTGGTGGGTGATGACGGGATCGAACCGCCGACCCCCTCCTTGTAAGGGAGGTGCTCTCCCAGCTGAGCTAATCACCCGATACTGCGCTGGATACTACAAACTGCTTCCACCAAAATGATGGTGGGTCGTGCAGGATGACTCGGCTTCGCCTCGCCCTACGGGCCGTTGCTATGCAACGTTATCCTACACGCTTAACATCGTCATTCGATGTTAAAGTGGTGGGTCGTGCAGGATTCGAACCTGCGACCAATTGATTAAAAGTCAACTGCTCTACCAACTGAGCTAACGACCCGGTGGTGGGTGATGACGGGATCGAACCGCCGACCCCCTCCTTGTAAGGGAGGTGCTCTCCCAGCTGAGCTAATCACCCGAAACTACGCTGGATACTGCTTACTAACTGAGTTAGTGGTGGGTCGTGCAGGATTCGAACCTGCGACCAATTGATTAAAAGTCAACTGCTCTACCAACTGAGCTAACGACCCACTTTTACGTTGTTTTCGAGATGTTTAATATCCCGTTGCAACGGCGGCATATATTACTGATTTCAGAATTGAGCGCAACAAATATTTCGACGAAGATCACTTAAGTGCTTATGTTTCATGCGGCATGACCAGAAATAACGCGATTCCTGGTCATGCTTCAGGCATTACATCCCATTAAGGCGTTTCTGAGCCTGTTTAGCACCATCGGTGCCTGGGTACTTCGTAACCACCTGCTGGTACACTGCCTTCGCCTTAGCAGTATCCCCTTTGTCCTGCATGATCACCCCGACCTTAAACATCGCGTCAGCCGCTTTCGGTGATTTCGGGTAATTTTTCACCACGGAGGCAAAATAGTACGCCGCATCGTCTTTTTTACCCTTGTTGTAATTCAACTGACCGAGCCAGTAATTGGCATTCGGCTGATACGTTGAATCAGGATATTTTTTGACGAAGTTCTGAAACGCCGCCATTGCGTCGTCCTGGCGAGAGGAGTCCTTCACCAGTGCAATCGCTGCGTTGTAGTCCGTATTGGCGTCACCCGTCTGCGCAGGCACGCCAGAGGCCGCTGCGTCGGCTGCCGGTGCTGGCGTCGCTGTCGCGCTGCCACCCTGCTCACCGGACGCCTGTTGCGTCTGTGCGCCAGCGCCGCCGCTCGTCAGACTGTCAATCTGCAACAGGATCTGCTTCTGGCGCTCAACAATCTGGTTCATCTGGTACTGACTTTCCTGGATTTGACCACGCAGGGAGTCGATATCAGATTGGTTGTCAGAGAGTTGTTGCTGGAGTTGGGTCAAAAGTTGACTGTGAGCATTAGAAATACGCTCAAGGGAGGTGACACGGTCTTCGACCGAGCCTGAGCCGACACTACTGATTGGCGCCTGAGCATTAGCGGCCCAGGGGGCCGCTATGCCAACCAGTAACGACAGACTCAACATGTGATGTCTGAAGTTACTGCTCATGCAATTCTCTTAGTAAACCAGTACGGCACGACGGTTTTTGGAGTAAGCCGCTTCGTCATGACCCAGTACTGCAGGTTTTTCTTTACCGTAAGAAACGATGGAGATCTGGTCAGCAGAAACGCCTTTACCCTGCAGGTACATTTTAACAGCGTTTGCACGACGTTCACCCAGGGAGATGTTGTACTCAGGAGTACCACGTTCGTCCGCGTGACCTTCTACGGTGACTTTGTAAGACGGGTTGCTACGCAGGAAGTTAGCGTGCGCATCCAGCATTGCAGCGAAGTCAGAACGAATGTCGTATTTGTCCAGATCGAAGTATACGATGTTGTTCTGCTGCAGCTGTTGCATCTGCAGACGAGCCTGCTCTTCGGAGGACATGTTGCCGCTGCCGTTTGCATCCATACCAGTGCCAGCGCCGTTCAGCATGCCGCCTTCGCTGCCATCGTTGCTTGCATTCTTGTTAGAAGAACACGCCGCGATCGCCATTACCGGCAGAGCCAGCATCAGTCCTTTCAGCACTTTGTTCAGTTGCATTTCTTTGATTCCTTTAATAATTCAATTATTTATTATTACAGATACGGCGACCAGGCAGGGAATTTTACCTGTCCATCAGTTGCCGGAAGACGCGCTTTGAAACGCCCATCTGTAGAAACCAGATTCAGCACGGATCCCATCCCCTGAGAAGAGCTGTAGATTACCATAGTGCCGTTAGGTGCCAGACTTGGCGTTTCGTCCAGGAACGTTGACGACAATACTTGTACGCCACCCGCTTCCAGATCTTGTTTGGCAATGTGCTGCTGCCCACCATTGGAGCTAACCATTACCATAAACTTACCGTCGCTGCTCACATCCGCATCCTGGTTCTGAGAACCTTCCCAGGTAATACGCTGCGGAGCACCGCCGTTAACATTCACTTTATACACCTGCGGACGACCGGCCTGGTCAGAGGTAAAGGCCAGATTCTGGCTGTCCGGGAACCAGGTTGGTTCTGTGTTGTTGCTGCGACCATCGGTCACCTGACGGATCTGGCCAGAGCCGATATCCATCACGTACAGGTTCAGGCTACCGGTTTTAGACAGGGCAAACGCCAGTTTGCTGCCATCCGGAGAGAACGCTGGCGCACCGTTGTGACGCGGGAACGACGCAACCTGACGAACCGCACCGTTGGACAGCGTCTGGATAACCAGCGCAGAACGGCCGCTTTCGAAGGTTACGTAAGCCAGTTTGGAACCATCCGGAGACCATGCCGGAGACATCAACGGCTGCGGTGAACGGTGAACCACGAACTGGTTATAGCCATCGTAGTCAGAGACGCGCAGTTCATACGGGAACTGACCGCCGTTAGTCTGCACAACGTAGGCGATACGTGTACGGAACGCGCCTTTGATGCTGGTCAGCTTCTCGAACACTTCGTCACTGGCAGTATGGCCTGCATAACGCAGCCACTGCTTGTTCACTTTGTAAGAGTTCTGTGCCAGAACGGTACCCGGCGCACCGCCGGTATCAACCAGCTGGTAGGCAACAGTATAGCTGCCATCAGCGTTAGGTGAGACCTGGCCGACGACAACCGCGTCAATACCCAGCGCAGACCATGCCGCAGGTTGAACTTCCTGCGCGGTGCCTGGCTGCTGTGGCAGTTTGGCTCGGTCTAAAGGGTTAAATTTACCACTGTTACGCAGGTCTGCGCCGACGATACCGCCGACATCTTCAGGTGCTGCGCCCGGCCCGGCCCACTGGAAGGGAACCACGCCAATTGGACGTGCCGAGTCCACCCCCTGGGTGATCTCGATACGTACTTCTGCGTGCAGCACCGCTGCCCACAGCATTAAGAAACCAAATGCTACTCGTAATGCCTGCTTCATCATATCTCCCTTATCTGGACGGAAAGCCCACGATAATTTAGCAGAATGTTAACAAACTCAAATACACAAAACTACCAAAACCCTGCGACTGCGCTGCCTTTATTTTCCCCATTTACATAGGGAAAATATAACTTAAGGTTTGAAGTCCAGCGGTGCATTTTTGAACGTTTCCCAGACAGCCTGTGAAGGCGGTTTGGGGAATTTGGTCATCCGACTGGTTGCTGCCAGCATCTGCTGACAAAACGCCGGATCGCCGCCTTCCTGTTTAACGGTCAATACAGTTCCATCCTGCGCCAGGTTTACACGTAGCGTACAGGTTTTACCTTTGTAGGTATCCCAGTCATAGAGATGCCCACGGATCGCGGCCTGAACCTGTGCGATATAGGACGCGATTTCTGCCTGAGACGCACCACCCTGCCCCGGCTTATTACCTTTAGCAGGAGATGAGCCTCCAGCGGTACCACTGGTGTTACCTTTCGGCGCATTCTTACCTGAGCTGAGATCGCCCAGCAGGTCGTCAACGCCGGAAGCGGCAGCGGCTTTATCTGCTGCTGCTTTCTTCGCCGCAGCCGCTTTGTCGGCAGCTGCTTTATCCGCTGCTGCTTTCTTCGCTGCAGCGGCTTTATCGGCAGCCGCTTTTTCAGCTGCTGCTTTCTTATCAGCAGCCGCTTTCTCAGCCGCAGCTTTCTTGTCTGCTGCCGCTTTCTCGGCGGCGGCAGCTTTTTCCGCTGCTGCTTTTTCAGCGGCAGCGGCTTTCTTCTCAGCCTCTGCTTGCGCTTTTTTGGCAGCCTCGGCTTCGGCTTTTTTCGCCGCTTCAGCTGCCGCTTTCGCCGCTTCTGCTTCGGCTACTTTTTTCGCGGCGGCAGCCGCTTTGGCCGCTTCCGCTTCTGCCGCTTTCTTCGCATCAGCAGCCGCTTTTTTCGCAGCTTCTGCTTCGGCTTGTTTCTGTGCATCAGCAGCCGCTTTGGCCGCATCGGCTTGCGCTTTCTTCGCGGCATCGGCTGCTGCTTTCGCCGCTTCTTCTGCCGCTTTCTTTGCGTCAGCTTCGGCTTTCTTCGCCGCTTCGGCGGCTTCTTTTGCTGCCTCTTTCGCCTGAGCGTCTGCTTTTTCTTTCGCTTCAGCCGCTGCTTTTTCGGCAGCTTCTTTGGCTTCTTTTTCTTTTTGCTGCTGCGCTTTCTTCGCGGCGTTATCGGCCTGCTGTTTAGCGCTGGATTGCTTCTGCTGCTCGTAATCTTTAACCACGGCGCCAGGGTCGACCATCACAGCGTCGATAGCCGAACCACCGCCACCACCGGCCGCAGCATCCATGTGCTCATCGAACGAACTCCAGATGAGTGCTGCAAACAGGATAACGTGCAGCACTGCTGAAATAATTATCGCTCGTTTAAGCTTGTCGTTTTGTTCGGTTGCCTTTGACACTCTCGGTTCCCAAAAACTGCTCGCCCGTCAGCCTGTAAGCGTTGCCAATACACATACAACGCTTACAAACCACACGCAGAGGTTAGATCGGTTGGGTCATTAACCCGACAGATTTCACCCCGGCGCTGTGTAACAGGTTTAGCGCTTTAATTATTTCATCGTAAGGCACGTTTTTCGCGCCCCCAATTAAGAAGACCGTTTTCGGATTGGCCTGCAGGCGGCTTTTCGCTTCAGCGATAACCTGCTCTGGCGGCAGTTGATCGGAGCGATCCTTTTCAACCACCACGCTGTACTGACCCACACCCGAAACCTCGATGATCACCGGTGGATTATCGTTGCTGCTAACGGCCTGCGATTCGGTTGCATCCGGTAGATCAACCTCCACGCTCTGCGTGATGATCGGCGCTGTCGCCATAAAGATCAGCAACAGCACTAACAACACATCCAGCAGCGGAACGATGTTAATTTCGGACTTCAGTTCGCGACGTCCGCGTCC
Protein-coding regions in this window:
- the cpoB gene encoding cell division protein CpoB; this encodes MSSNFRHHMLSLSLLVGIAAPWAANAQAPISSVGSGSVEDRVTSLERISNAHSQLLTQLQQQLSDNQSDIDSLRGQIQESQYQMNQIVERQKQILLQIDSLTSGGAGAQTQQASGEQGGSATATPAPAADAAASGVPAQTGDANTDYNAAIALVKDSSRQDDAMAAFQNFVKKYPDSTYQPNANYWLGQLNYNKGKKDDAAYYFASVVKNYPKSPKAADAMFKVGVIMQDKGDTAKAKAVYQQVVTKYPGTDGAKQAQKRLNGM
- the aroG gene encoding 3-deoxy-7-phosphoheptulonate synthase AroG: MNYQNDDLRIKEINELLPPVALLEKFPATENAANTVSRARKAIHKILKGNDDRLLVVIGPCSIHDPAAAKEYASRLLALREELKDSLEIVMRVYFEKPRTTVGWKGLINDPHMDHSYQINDGLRIARKLLLDINDTGLPAAGEFLDMITPQYLADLMSWGAIGARTTESQVHRELASGLSCPVGFKNGTDGTMKVAIDAINAAGAPHCFLSVTKWGHSAIVNTSGNGDCHIILRGGKEPNYSAAHVASVKESLKKADLPAQVMIDFSHANSSKQFKKQMEVGADVCQQIAGGEKAIIGVMIESHLVEGNQNPDNGEPLVYGKSITDACIGWEDTETILRQLAEAVKARRG
- the nadA gene encoding quinolinate synthase NadA: MSVMFDPEAAIYPFPPKPVALSVDEKQFYREKIKRLLKERNAVMVAHYYTDPEIQQLAEETGGCISDSLEMARFGAKHPATTLLVAGVRFMGETAKILSPEKTILMPTLHAECSLDLGCPIEEFNAFCDAHPDRTVVVYANTSAAVKARADWVVTSSIAVELIEHLDSLGEKIIWAPDRHLGSYVQKQTGADVLCWKGACIVHDEFKIQALARMKALYPQAAILVHPESPQAIVDMADAVGSTSQLINAAKTLPHPQLIVATDRGIFYKMQQAVPEKELLEAPTAGEGATCRTCAHCPWMAMNGLKAIAEGLEQGGAAHEIHVDETLRQGALVPLNRMLDFAATLRG
- the pnuC gene encoding nicotinamide riboside transporter PnuC, with product MDFFSTQNILVHIPIGAGGYDLSWIEAVGTVAGLLCIWLASLEKIVNYFFGLVNVTLFAIIFFQIQLYASLLLQLFFFAANIYGWYAWSRQTQQHEAELQIRWLPKPKAIGWLAACVVAIGLMTVYIDPVFAFLTRVAVNVMQFFGLNVTQPTLQPDAFPFWDSCMMVLSIVAMVLMTRKYVENWLLWVIINVISVVIFALQGVYAMSLEYLILTFIALNGSRMWMNSARERGSRAFSH
- the tolR gene encoding colicin uptake protein TolR, with protein sequence MARARGRGRRELKSEINIVPLLDVLLVLLLIFMATAPIITQSVEVDLPDATESQAVSSNDNPPVIIEVSGVGQYSVVVEKDRSDQLPPEQVIAEAKSRLQANPKTVFLIGGAKNVPYDEIIKALNLLHSAGVKSVGLMTQPI
- the tolA gene encoding cell envelope integrity protein TolA; translated protein: MSKATEQNDKLKRAIIISAVLHVILFAALIWSSFDEHMDAAAGGGGGSAIDAVMVDPGAVVKDYEQQKQSSAKQQADNAAKKAQQQKEKEAKEAAEKAAAEAKEKADAQAKEAAKEAAEAAKKAEADAKKAAEEAAKAAADAAKKAQADAAKAAADAQKQAEAEAAKKAAADAKKAAEAEAAKAAAAAKKVAEAEAAKAAAEAAKKAEAEAAKKAQAEAEKKAAAAEKAAAEKAAAAEKAAADKKAAAEKAAADKKAAAEKAAADKAAAAKKAAADKAAADKAAAAKKAAADKAAAASGVDDLLGDLSSGKNAPKGNTSGTAGGSSPAKGNKPGQGGASQAEIASYIAQVQAAIRGHLYDWDTYKGKTCTLRVNLAQDGTVLTVKQEGGDPAFCQQMLAATSRMTKFPKPPSQAVWETFKNAPLDFKP
- the tolB gene encoding Tol-Pal system beta propeller repeat protein TolB translates to MKQALRVAFGFLMLWAAVLHAEVRIEITQGVDSARPIGVVPFQWAGPGAAPEDVGGIVGADLRNSGKFNPLDRAKLPQQPGTAQEVQPAAWSALGIDAVVVGQVSPNADGSYTVAYQLVDTGGAPGTVLAQNSYKVNKQWLRYAGHTASDEVFEKLTSIKGAFRTRIAYVVQTNGGQFPYELRVSDYDGYNQFVVHRSPQPLMSPAWSPDGSKLAYVTFESGRSALVIQTLSNGAVRQVASFPRHNGAPAFSPDGSKLAFALSKTGSLNLYVMDIGSGQIRQVTDGRSNNTEPTWFPDSQNLAFTSDQAGRPQVYKVNVNGGAPQRITWEGSQNQDADVSSDGKFMVMVSSNGGQQHIAKQDLEAGGVQVLSSTFLDETPSLAPNGTMVIYSSSQGMGSVLNLVSTDGRFKARLPATDGQVKFPAWSPYL
- a CDS encoding YbgS-like family protein; the protein is MKTTKLATLLLTATLSLASGAALAADTGAQSNNGQANAAADAGQVAPDAKENVAPNGVDNSQINTGSGGTMLHQNGSASGHDGMTKDEVHKNSMCKDGRCPDINKKVETGNGINNDADTKTDGTTQ
- the pal gene encoding peptidoglycan-associated lipoprotein Pal, which translates into the protein MQLNKVLKGLMLALPVMAIAACSSNKNASNDGSEGGMLNGAGTGMDANGSGNMSSEEQARLQMQQLQQNNIVYFDLDKYDIRSDFAAMLDAHANFLRSNPSYKVTVEGHADERGTPEYNISLGERRANAVKMYLQGKGVSADQISIVSYGKEKPAVLGHDEAAYSKNRRAVLVY
- the zitB gene encoding CDF family zinc transporter ZitB; translated protein: MAHSHSHASPHLPEDKNARRLLLAFIITAGFMVVETIGGIISGSLALLADAGHMLTDSAALLFALLAVHFARRPPNARHTFGWLRLTTLAAFVNAIALVVITILIVWEAIQRFYHPQPIAGATMMIIAVTGLIANILSFWILHRGSEEKNLNVRAAALHVMGDLLGSVGAIAAAVVIMMTGWTPIDPILSVLVSCLVLRSAWSLLKESVNELLEGAPRSMDVPALKRELRRAIPEVRDVHHVHVWLVGEKPIMTLHVQVVPPHDHDALLDSIQHFLEHHYQIEHATIQMEYQPCNGPECHLNETTAGHGHHHHH